The nucleotide sequence AGGGGAAATAGAAAAAGATGAATCTCCTTCCTTATACTCTGCAATTCGGATGGGTGATATTGAAGCTACAGAGCTGCTAATAAAGTTTGGTGCAAATGTCAATGATAGTTATGAACGTAATAGTACACCACTACATATTGCTATCGGGTATAAGCAGTTTGAAATAGCGAAATTGCTGATAAATAACGGAGCAAACGTTAACGCAAAAACTGAAAATCATGGCAAAGATGACTTAACACCAATGCACCTTGCAATTTTTGCAAACACGCCAGAGTTTATAGAATTGCTAGCTAGCAATGGTGCGTCAATTGATGAAAGAGAAAGCACTGAAGGACATACACCTTTTCACCTTGCTGCTTTATATGGGAATAAAAGTGTAATACAAGCCTTAGTTGATAAGGGACAGAATATTGAAGATATTGATAATAATGGACGTACAGCTTTATTTTTAGCTATTAGGCAATGCACTGGAGCAGAGGATGATAGCAGAATAGAAGTTATCGAGTATTTGATAAATAAACTCAAAGCAGACATAACGAAAAAAGATAATAATAACAACACAATACTTTTTCCTGCTGCTAATAATTGTCCTGAAAAAGTAGTGAAACTCATCATTAAACAATATGTAGGAAGCTTTGATAGAGATCAGTTGAAGAATTTTATCAATCATAAAAATAAAGATGGAATGGATGCTT is from Wolbachia endosymbiont (group B) of Hofmannophila pseudospretella and encodes:
- a CDS encoding ankyrin repeat domain-containing protein, whose product is MTGEIEKDESPSLYSAIRMGDIEATELLIKFGANVNDSYERNSTPLHIAIGYKQFEIAKLLINNGANVNAKTENHGKDDLTPMHLAIFANTPEFIELLASNGASIDERESTEGHTPFHLAALYGNKSVIQALVDKGQNIEDIDNNGRTALFLAIRQCTGAEDDSRIEVIEYLINKLKADITKKDNNNNTILFPAANNCPEKVVKLIIKQYVGSFDRDQLKNFINHKNKDGMDALDIALNSENEEAIEVLRSYGASIEKIEGESRIFRAVEEGNTGKVSLLLEQGANVNIKNGNGLTPLDLAMQENDKDMARFLRENKAKTGLEIKVQLAALITLTIITFGLALVVYFIVKGIKEIAAQKTGSTLNNVESTKIEPPIKHK